A stretch of Gemmobacter fulvus DNA encodes these proteins:
- a CDS encoding MFS transporter: MRAGIACLVAAYVLSQFYRAFLAVLAPVLKTELGATAEDLASASGLWFLTFAAMQLPVGWALDHIGPRRTTIALLAFGGGGGALVFGMATTPMAIKLAMALIGIGCAPVLMASYYIFARQFPPAVFATLASAMIGFGSLGNIAGSLPLAWAVQAFGWRETMLGLAVTTLLVAALLGLLLRDPDRVEGGSKGSVLDLLKMPALWPILIMMSVCYLPAGALRGLWVGPYYADVFGADTAAVGWATLVMGLAMVLGNFAYGPLDRLFRTRKWVIFGGNLACAAALLALWAHPEAGGGTTLALIAAVGLFGSSFAIVIAHGRAFFPPHLMGRGVTLLNLFGIGTVGAAQILTGRVHAAIPPTPPSAPYAALFLLFGLVLLAGCLIYLISQDRTD; this comes from the coding sequence ATGCGCGCCGGAATTGCCTGCCTCGTCGCCGCCTATGTGCTGAGCCAGTTCTACCGCGCCTTCCTCGCGGTGCTGGCCCCGGTGCTGAAAACCGAACTGGGCGCCACCGCAGAAGATCTCGCCAGCGCCTCGGGCCTGTGGTTCCTGACCTTTGCCGCGATGCAACTGCCGGTCGGCTGGGCGCTCGATCACATCGGCCCCCGCCGCACCACCATCGCCTTGCTGGCCTTCGGCGGCGGCGGCGGTGCGCTGGTCTTCGGCATGGCCACCACCCCCATGGCGATCAAACTCGCCATGGCACTGATCGGCATCGGCTGCGCGCCGGTGCTGATGGCGAGCTATTATATTTTCGCCCGGCAATTCCCGCCCGCCGTCTTTGCCACCCTCGCCAGCGCGATGATCGGCTTCGGCAGTCTTGGCAATATCGCGGGCAGCCTGCCGCTGGCTTGGGCGGTGCAGGCCTTTGGCTGGCGCGAAACCATGCTCGGCCTTGCCGTCACCACCTTGCTGGTGGCCGCCCTGCTGGGTCTGCTGCTGCGTGACCCCGACCGGGTCGAGGGCGGCAGCAAAGGCTCGGTTCTGGATCTGCTGAAAATGCCCGCGCTCTGGCCGATCCTGATCATGATGTCGGTCTGTTACCTGCCCGCCGGGGCCCTGCGCGGGCTGTGGGTCGGCCCCTATTACGCCGATGTCTTCGGCGCCGATACGGCGGCGGTGGGCTGGGCAACGCTGGTGATGGGTCTGGCAATGGTGCTGGGCAATTTCGCCTATGGCCCGCTGGACCGGCTGTTCAGAACCCGCAAATGGGTGATTTTCGGCGGCAATCTGGCCTGCGCCGCCGCCCTGCTGGCGCTCTGGGCCCACCCCGAGGCCGGCGGTGGCACCACCCTCGCCCTGATTGCGGCCGTGGGCCTGTTCGGCTCCAGCTTTGCCATTGTCATTGCCCATGGCCGCGCCTTCTTTCCACCGCATCTGATGGGGCGCGGCGTCACGCTGCTCAATCTTTTCGGCATCGGCACGGTCGGCGCGGCGCAGATCCTCACCGGTCGCGTCCATGCCGCGATCCCGCCCACCCCGCCCTCCGCCCCCTATGCCGCGCTGTTCCTGCTGTTCGGTCTGGTCCTGCTGGCAGGCTGCCTGATCTATCTGATCAGCCAAGACCGCACGGATTGA
- a CDS encoding capsular polysaccharide export protein, LipB/KpsS family, whose translation MILFPAEYSARKEAVFAALAAIDGSARRLPMIPLSLRDHAETPARVAEALHRAKRQPKNALLRWLKRQLIRGQYNWARRYFTRHPDHIALAWNGLTGSRMAFMLAAKDAGAPTLYAELAPLPGRITLDPAGVNAEGSVPQDPAFFRDWARTHGTQGWRDIGAGLTARASRRADVGQSDAPLPDTPFLFCPLQVPDDSQVTLFAGWCGGMSGFLAALAQAAQRLPEGWHLRLKEHPSAKTPLTPLLAPLMASGRVVLDNASDSFAQIAASRGVVTLNSSMGLQAFFHDRPVITLGRAFFALPGLVQVADSQTALDSLFADPAGLHYDEPLRAAFLTWLDRVYYPRFSHAAGQPAAFDRDAFAAKLDQARTIARLRAETLPPRPPLR comes from the coding sequence ATGATCCTGTTCCCTGCTGAATACAGCGCCCGCAAAGAGGCGGTTTTCGCGGCCTTGGCCGCCATTGACGGATCTGCACGCCGCCTGCCGATGATCCCGCTCAGCCTGCGCGACCATGCCGAAACACCGGCGCGGGTGGCCGAGGCGCTGCATCGCGCCAAACGCCAACCGAAGAACGCCCTGCTCCGCTGGCTCAAGCGGCAGCTGATCCGCGGGCAATACAATTGGGCGCGCCGTTATTTCACCCGCCACCCCGATCACATCGCGCTGGCCTGGAACGGCCTGACCGGATCGCGCATGGCCTTCATGCTCGCGGCCAAGGATGCGGGCGCGCCCACGCTTTATGCCGAGCTTGCCCCGCTGCCGGGGCGCATCACGCTCGATCCGGCCGGGGTGAATGCCGAAGGATCGGTGCCGCAGGATCCGGCCTTTTTCCGTGACTGGGCCCGAACCCACGGAACACAAGGCTGGCGGGACATCGGCGCGGGGCTGACCGCCCGCGCCTCGCGCCGCGCCGATGTCGGGCAAAGCGATGCGCCGCTGCCCGACACGCCCTTCCTGTTCTGCCCGCTACAAGTGCCCGATGACAGTCAGGTAACGCTGTTTGCGGGCTGGTGCGGCGGCATGTCGGGCTTTCTGGCCGCACTGGCTCAGGCGGCGCAGCGCCTGCCCGAGGGCTGGCATCTGCGGCTCAAGGAACATCCCTCGGCCAAGACCCCGCTGACCCCGCTGCTGGCACCGCTGATGGCCTCGGGCCGCGTCGTGCTCGACAATGCCAGTGACAGCTTTGCCCAGATCGCAGCCTCGCGCGGGGTCGTCACGCTCAATTCCTCGATGGGGTTGCAGGCGTTTTTCCATGACAGGCCGGTGATCACGCTGGGCCGCGCCTTCTTTGCCTTGCCCGGTCTGGTTCAGGTGGCAGACAGCCAGACCGCGCTGGACAGCCTGTTCGCCGATCCCGCAGGGCTGCACTATGACGAACCGCTGCGCGCCGCCTTCCTGACCTGGCTTGACCGGGTCTATTACCCGCGTTTCAGCCATGCCGCAGGCCAGCCCGCAGCCTTCGACCGTGACGCATTCGCCGCAAAGCTGGATCAAGCGCGCACCATAGCCCGGCTGCGCGCAGAAACCCTTCCCCCCCGCCCCCCTTTGCGGTAA
- a CDS encoding aspartate-semialdehyde dehydrogenase encodes MGYKVVVVGATGNVGREMLNILAEREFPVDEITALASRNSLGTEVSFGDKTLKTKDLADFDFTGWDIAFFAVGSEATKTYAPKAASQGCVVIDNSSLYRYDPDVPLVVPEVNAAAVDGYKKKMIIANPNCSTAQMVVALKPLHDRARIKRVVVATYQSVSGTGKEAIDELWNQTKGMYVPGQEVAPKVYPKQIAFNVIPHIDVFLDDGSTKEEWKMVAETKKILDKNIKLTATCVRVPVFVGHSEAINIEFEEPLDWQEAQDILREAPGILVVDKREAGGYITPVECVGEYATYISRIRQDSTVENGISLWCVSDNLRKGAALNAVQIAEVLGNRCLKKG; translated from the coding sequence ATGGGCTACAAAGTCGTCGTCGTTGGTGCCACGGGCAACGTGGGCCGCGAAATGCTGAACATCCTCGCCGAGCGCGAGTTTCCGGTGGATGAGATCACTGCGCTCGCATCGCGCAATTCTCTGGGCACTGAAGTCAGCTTCGGGGACAAGACTCTCAAGACCAAAGACCTTGCCGATTTCGATTTCACCGGCTGGGACATCGCCTTTTTCGCCGTTGGCTCCGAAGCGACCAAGACCTATGCGCCCAAGGCCGCAAGCCAGGGCTGCGTGGTGATCGACAATTCGTCGCTCTACCGCTACGACCCTGATGTGCCGCTGGTCGTGCCCGAAGTGAACGCGGCGGCGGTCGATGGCTACAAAAAGAAGATGATCATCGCCAACCCCAACTGCTCCACCGCGCAGATGGTTGTGGCGCTGAAGCCGCTGCATGACCGCGCGCGCATCAAGCGGGTGGTCGTGGCCACCTATCAATCGGTGTCCGGCACCGGCAAGGAAGCGATTGACGAGCTGTGGAACCAGACCAAGGGCATGTACGTCCCCGGTCAGGAAGTGGCCCCGAAGGTCTATCCGAAGCAGATCGCCTTCAACGTGATCCCGCATATCGACGTGTTCCTGGACGATGGCTCGACCAAGGAAGAATGGAAGATGGTCGCTGAGACGAAAAAGATCCTCGACAAGAACATCAAGTTGACCGCGACCTGCGTGCGCGTGCCGGTGTTCGTCGGCCATTCCGAAGCGATCAATATCGAGTTTGAAGAGCCGCTGGACTGGCAAGAGGCGCAGGACATCCTGCGCGAAGCGCCGGGCATCCTCGTGGTCGACAAACGCGAGGCCGGTGGCTACATCACCCCGGTCGAATGTGTGGGCGAATATGCCACCTATATCAGCCGGATCCGGCAAGACAGCACCGTGGAAAACGGCATCTCGCTGTGGTGCGTGTCGGACAACCTGCGCAAGGGCGCGGCGCTGAACGCGGTGCAGATCGCCGAAGTTCTGGGCAACCGCTGCCTGAAAAAAGGCTGA
- a CDS encoding HutD/Ves family protein encodes MIHLTRADYRVMPWANGKGQTVEMLREDGPEGMRLRLSMAAVVEPGAFSIFPGIERVLTVIDGPGFDLHGDGLLLRCDPLLPVAFPGDVPIRAERVSAPSMDFNVMVARGLPAPQVQVLRQGKVAAPQGGRVCLLALDSGDLWISDAELRVPGLSIAVQLGF; translated from the coding sequence ATGATCCATCTGACACGGGCCGATTATCGGGTGATGCCTTGGGCCAATGGCAAGGGGCAGACGGTTGAAATGCTGCGCGAGGACGGACCCGAGGGGATGCGGCTGCGCCTCTCCATGGCGGCGGTGGTGGAACCGGGCGCGTTTTCGATCTTTCCGGGGATCGAACGGGTGCTGACGGTGATCGACGGGCCGGGCTTTGATCTGCACGGCGATGGGCTGCTTCTGCGCTGTGATCCGCTGCTGCCGGTGGCGTTTCCGGGGGATGTGCCGATCCGGGCCGAGCGGGTGAGCGCGCCGTCGATGGATTTCAACGTGATGGTGGCGCGCGGTCTGCCTGCGCCGCAGGTGCAGGTGTTGCGGCAGGGCAAGGTGGCGGCCCCGCAAGGCGGGCGAGTCTGCCTGCTGGCGCTGGACAGTGGCGATTTGTGGATTTCCGACGCGGAGTTGCGGGTACCGGGCCTCTCCATCGCGGTGCAGCTGGGGTTTTGA